The window TGCAACGGCTGCATGATGCCTTTGGTGATGGGGTAACGGTGGGCGCAGGCACGGTGTTAACGCCGGAGCATGTGGCGCTCTGCGCCGCCGCCGGGGGGCAATTTATCCTCACCCCTAACCTCGATCTGCGGGTGATCCAGGCGGCAAAACGCCAGGGGCTGGGGGTGTGCGCAGGGGTGATGTCGCCCAGCGAGATTTTCAGCGCCTGCGAGGCGGGGGCCGACGTGCTGAAGATTTTCCCGGCTAGCGCCCTGCCGGAAAACTATCCGCAAATGATCAAAGGCCCGCTCTCCGCGCCGGTGCGCTTTTCGGCGGTGGGGGGCGTGGATCTCAATAACGCCGCCGATTACCTGCGCTACTACGACAGCGTGGGGATCGGCAGCGCGCTCTATCGCCCCGGGCAGTCGGTCGCCGCCACGGCGGAGCGCTGCGCGCAGCTGCTAGAGGGGCGGGAGCGCGGCGCCGCTAATTTTGCGCGCGGCAGAGATCAGAAAATGGCGTAGTTTGTCGATGTCCAGCTTATCGCCCTGGATATTCGACAGGGCGATGGCGGCCTGCATGCCCGGAATGATGCAGGCCATCCGGTAATCCGTTTCGTCAAAGGTTTTACCAAACACCTGATGGCGGCGGGCCTCTTCGATATCGCGCTTGAGCAGCTGATAATCGTGTACGCCGAGGCGAGCCACGATCTCTTCGTCACTCATGGCCGACAGCAGTTTGATGCCAATCACCGAGTCATGCACCGGAAAAGATTCGTAGTTGCCGATAGCTCTGGCGATGCTTTTGCCGCCACGGGTATGAATGAGATAAACCACGTTTTTGCCGCTTAACACTCCCACCACAATCGACACCGAGTGGCTGCCGGTCTCCTCCAGCATCTCCAGCACGGCGGTATAAAACGCCGAATTATGGATCGCGTTCGCCGAGAGACGATGGATGCCCATCCCCAGGCTGTACTTGCGCCTGGCGTCCTGCTGCACCATCTCCAGCGCCAGTAGCGTTTGCATCAGACGGGAGACTTTCGCTGGATCCAGCCCCATCTCACGGCCAATCTCACGAATACCAAAAGCACGACTCCCTGTCGCCAGCAGATTAAGGCAACGGAATGCGTCAAAGACAGTGCTGTTCATTTCACCTTCCAGGCAATGTATTCAGTGATTTGAGTGTAAGGGGAGAAGGGGAGGAAAAGTATGGTTGGCAACGACGAGTGTGAACGCGACAAGAAAAAAGATAATCGGGGAACCCAGGCTCCCCGGTCAACGCCTTACAGCGACTTCACAAACGTCAGCAGATCTTCGTTCAGCTGGTCCTGATGGGTCAGCGCAAAGCCGTGCGGTGCGTTGTCATACACCTTCAGTTCCGCGTTGCTAATCAGCTCCGCCGCCACTTTACCGGTGGTTTCGAACGGCACAATCTGGTCGTTGCTGCCGTGGATCACCAGCGTCGGGACGTCGACTTTCGCCATATCCGGGCGGAAGTCGGTTTCGGCAAAGGCGGTCACGCAGTCGAGGGTCCCTTTCAGGGACGCCAGCAGGGCGATATTCAGGGTCTGGGTCAGGCCGCCTTCCGACACCTTTTGTCCGGCGTTAAGGCCGTAGAACGGGGTGGCGAAATCGCTGATGAACTGGGCGCGATCTTTCAGTAGCCCGTCACGAATACCGGCGAAAACAGACTGATCCACGCCCTGCGGATAGGAGTCGGATTTGCCGAAGATCGGCGTAACCGCCCCCAGCAGCGCCAGACCGGCCACGCGGTCGGTGCCGTAGGTGCCGATATAACGACTCACGTCGCCGCCGCCCATCGAGAAGCCCACCAGGGTCACGTCGCGCAGATCGAGCGCGGTGATCAGGTCGTTGATGTCGGAGGCAAAGGTGTCGTAGTCATAACCATTCCACGGCTGATCCGAGCGGCCAAAGCCGCGGCGGTCGAAGGCGATGGCGCGGAAGCCGCGCTCCGCCAGATAGTTAAGCTGGCTGTCCCACATGTCGGCATCCAGCGGCCAGCCGTGGCTGAACAGCACCGGCTTACCCGCGCCCCAGTCTTTGTAGTAAATCTGAGTACCGTCTTTCGCTTTAATCGTCGCCATAGTCTCTTCCTCAAGGTGTTTTTAGGTTTTAAACCGGCGCCACCAGATAGCGGGTCGCCGGGGGAGCATCGCCCTGATGGAAAGCCAGCACGCGGCTTTGCAACAGGTGGTCATTCATGGTGTGGCGCTCCTGTAAGCGCAGATGTTCCACCCAGGATCCCATCAGGAAGGTCTCAACATACAGACCCGGCCGGTCGATATCTTCATACACCGCCCAGCTGATGGCCCCCGCGCGGCGGCGCACCCGGCGCAGCTCGTGGACTGCCTGCAGGAAATCGCTTGCTGCTTCAGGATCAATAACATACTCGCAGGAGACCAGCACCGGACCGCGCTCGTTGGGGATGCTCTCCCGCGCGTCGTCGGCGATCAGGCCGCTGGTATCCAGGTTCAGGTTGGGATCTTTCTCCAGCTTCCAGCGCAGCACCGTGGCGCTGGCCAGCAGCATCCCGATGGTCGCCACGCAGAGTGAGGTGGCGGTATTCACGTGGGAGGCAATCTGGCCCCAGAGGGCGCTGCCCACGGTCATCGAGCCGAAAAACACCGTCAGATAGACCGCCAGCGCCCGGGCCTTCACCCAACGCGCGGCGCTGCGCTGCGCGCCAAGGTTGAGGGTGGAGAGCACCGCGATCCACGCAAAGCCGGTGAAGAACTCAAACAGGTTCAGCAGCCAGAAGTGGCGCACAAAGGCCAGCGCCAGCATGGTGATAGCGAAGACCAGGCTTGCCGCCACCATCAGCCGATCGGCGTTCAGGCGCTGGCGCAGACGCGGCAGCAGCACCGCCCCGGCAATCGCCCCCAGCCCGATACAGGCCAGCATAATGCCGTACCCCGCCGGGCCGAGGCCCAACTCCCGACGCGCCACCAGCGGCAGCAATGCCCAGCCCGCGCTGGCGAAGACGAAGAACGCCACGGTGCGGATTAACACGTTACGCAGCACCGGCGCGGCATGGACGTAGCGCACCCCGGCGCGTACCGCCGAGAAGAAATGCTCCGGCGGCAGGCGCTGCACGGATGCGGCAGGCTTCCAGCGCCACAGCACCCAGGCCACGCCCAGCACCGACAGGGCGTTGAGCAGAAACACCATCCACGGCCCGGCCAGCGAGAGCAAAAAGCCCCCCAGCGCCGGACCGATGGCGCGACTGATGTTGATCCCCAGCGAGTTGAGCGCCACCGCCGCGCCCAGCTCCGACTTGCTCACCAGATCCGGCACCACCGCCTGGAACGGCGGCGAGCTCATGGCGCTGCCGACGCTCAGCAGAAACGCCGCGGCCAGCAGCACCGTCGGCGTGACCTGCCCGGTAAAGGAGAGGATCGCCAGCCCCGCGGCGGCAATAAACATCCACAGCTGGGAGAAGAGCAGGTACTTACGCCGGTCGACGATATCCGCCATCACCCCGGAGGGCAGGGCGAAGAGGAACATCGGCAGGCTGCTCGCCGCCTGCACCAGGGCGATATCCAGCGGATCGGCGCTGAGGGTCAGCATGCTCCAGTTGACCCCCACGTCGCTCATCCAGGAGCCAACGTTGGACACCACCGTGGCGATCCACAGCATGCGGAACACCCGCTGGTGCAGCGGCTGCCAGGTGGACATCGTCGGGGCAGGCGGGTGCTCCACGTGCGCGTCGGTGATCTGGGTCATGCGAATCTCTCCGTTACACGCGAGCGGATCCGCCACGCGCCGGGGCCGGTGATCGCCAGCGTGGTGAAGACGATCAGCAGCAGCCAGCCAAACTGACCTTCGGCAATCGACCAGCCGGGATGCACCACCAGCATCGCCACCAGCAGCACGGCGATGATGGGCACGCAGGCCAGCCGGGTCGCCACGCCGAAGAGGATCAGGATCGGGCAGATCACTTCGGCGACGATCGCCGGGATCAGGCTGAAGTACGGCCCGAAGCCAAAGGGATCTTCGATCCGCGTCAGTTCTTCGCTGAAATGCATGACCTTCGGCAGGCCGTGCACGTACAGCAGCAGCAGGCTGCCGGTGATGCGCAGGAAGAACAGCCCCAGGTCAATCCGGGGCAGGTTAGGTTGGGTTGAGTTCATCATGATCAGAACGCGAAGCAGCTGCAGCCCAGCGCTCCCCAGAAGGCGTTATCGTCGGCTACCGGCATCTCTGCGGTGCGGGCAAAGTCGTGGGCGTGGTTGTGCACTCCGCACGGGCCGCTGCAGTGGTGCACGGCGCTCATCCCCACGCGGGCAGCCTGCGGTGGCGCGCTGCGGTAATGACCTGGCACCTTGACCACCGGGGACCACTCCGGCAATACCGGGATGGCAGGCGGAGCCAGCGGGCCGAAGCTGCCCGCGGCGTAGACGATGTTGCCGTCCACCACCGTCAGCACCGACTCGATGCCCTTGATCTCCTCTTCCGGCACGCGGAAGAAATCTTTGCTCAGCACCGCCAGATCCGCGAGCTGGCCTTTCTTGATCTGCCCCTTGTGGTTCTGTTCGTTGGAGAACCACGCGCTGCCCTGGGTCCAGAGCATCAGGGCGGAGTCGCGATCCAGACGGGCGCTGTGATCGTACATCTGCATTCCGCCGACGGTACGGCCAGAGACCAGCCAGTAGAGCGCGGTCCACGGGTTGTAGCTCGCCACGCGGGTGGCATCGGTGCCCAGACCTACCGGCACGCCGGTCTCCAGCATACGGGTCACTGGCGGGGTGTGGCGCACCGCCTCCATGCCGTAGCGCTCGGCGAAGTATTCGCCCTGGAAGGCCATGCGGTGCTGTACGGCGATGCCGCCGCCCAGGGCCTTGATGCGGTCGATGTTGCGCTGGGTGACGGTCTCGGCGTGGTCAAAGAACCAGTGCAGGCCGTTGAACGGAATATCGCGGTTGACCTTCTCGAAGACGTCCAGCATCCGGCTGATGGACTCGTCGTAGGTGGCATGCAGGCGGAACGGCCAGCGGTGCTCTACCAGATGGCGCACCACGCGCTCCAGCTCGTCCTCCATGCCGGGGGCCAGATCCGGGCGCGGCTCGAGGAAATCCTCGAAGTCGGCGGCGGAGAAGACCAGCATCTCGCCCGCGCCGTTATGGCGGAAGAAGTCGGTGCCCTGGCCCGGCTTGAGCATGTCGGTCCACTTCTCGAAATCTTCCAGCTCGTGGCCCGGACGCTGGGTAAACAGGTTGTAGGCGATGCGGATCGTCATCTGTTTTTTCTCGTGCAGCTCGGCGATCACCTCGTAGTCTTCCGGGTAGTTCTGGAAACCGCCGCCCGCGTCGATGGCGCTGGTTAAGCCCAGACGGTTCAGCTCGCGCATAAACTGGCGGGTGGAGTTGACCTGCTGCTCCAGCGGCAGTTTTGGTCCCTTGGCGAGGGTGGCGTAGAGGATCATGGCGTTCGGACGGGCGATCAGCATCCCGGTCGGGTTGCCGTTGGCGTCGCGCTGGATCTCACCCCCCGGCGGGTTCGGCGTGTCTTTGGTGTAGCCCACCACCTTCAGCGCGGCGCGGTTGAGCAGGGCGCGGTCATACAGGTGCAGGATAAACACCGGGGTCTCCGGCGCGGCCTCGTTGATCTCGTCCAGGGTTGGCATCCGGCGCTCGGCAAACTGGAACTCGCTCCAGCCGCCCACCACGCGCACCCACTGGGGTGACGGGGTGCGCAGGGCCTGCTCTTTCAGCATCCGCAGGGCGTCGGCCAGCGAGGGCACCCCTTCCCAGCGCAGTTCAAGGTTGTAGTTCAGCCCGCCGCGGATCAGGTGCAGGTGCGAGTCGTTGAGGCCCGGGATGGCGGTATGGCCTTTGAGATCCACCACTTTGGTGGCGTCGTCGTGGTACTGCATCACCTCGGCAACGGTGCCCACTGCAAGGAATTTGCCGTCACGCACGGCCACCGCTTCGGCGA of the Leclercia sp. AS011 genome contains:
- a CDS encoding helix-turn-helix domain-containing protein; protein product: MNSTVFDAFRCLNLLATGSRAFGIREIGREMGLDPAKVSRLMQTLLALEMVQQDARRKYSLGMGIHRLSANAIHNSAFYTAVLEMLEETGSHSVSIVVGVLSGKNVVYLIHTRGGKSIARAIGNYESFPVHDSVIGIKLLSAMSDEEIVARLGVHDYQLLKRDIEEARRHQVFGKTFDETDYRMACIIPGMQAAIALSNIQGDKLDIDKLRHFLISAARKISGAALPPL
- a CDS encoding bifunctional 4-hydroxy-2-oxoglutarate aldolase/2-dehydro-3-deoxy-phosphogluconate aldolase, which produces MIASAGIIAILRGITPDDCVEQVACLRDHGITTVEITTNSPAWVTSLQRLHDAFGDGVTVGAGTVLTPEHVALCAAAGGQFILTPNLDLRVIQAAKRQGLGVCAGVMSPSEIFSACEAGADVLKIFPASALPENYPQMIKGPLSAPVRFSAVGGVDLNNAADYLRYYDSVGIGSALYRPGQSVAATAERCAQLLEGRERGAANFARGRDQKMA
- a CDS encoding amidohydrolase, which gives rise to MTSSAKADLILVNGQFHTVDRENPLAEAVAVRDGKFLAVGTVAEVMQYHDDATKVVDLKGHTAIPGLNDSHLHLIRGGLNYNLELRWEGVPSLADALRMLKEQALRTPSPQWVRVVGGWSEFQFAERRMPTLDEINEAAPETPVFILHLYDRALLNRAALKVVGYTKDTPNPPGGEIQRDANGNPTGMLIARPNAMILYATLAKGPKLPLEQQVNSTRQFMRELNRLGLTSAIDAGGGFQNYPEDYEVIAELHEKKQMTIRIAYNLFTQRPGHELEDFEKWTDMLKPGQGTDFFRHNGAGEMLVFSAADFEDFLEPRPDLAPGMEDELERVVRHLVEHRWPFRLHATYDESISRMLDVFEKVNRDIPFNGLHWFFDHAETVTQRNIDRIKALGGGIAVQHRMAFQGEYFAERYGMEAVRHTPPVTRMLETGVPVGLGTDATRVASYNPWTALYWLVSGRTVGGMQMYDHSARLDRDSALMLWTQGSAWFSNEQNHKGQIKKGQLADLAVLSKDFFRVPEEEIKGIESVLTVVDGNIVYAAGSFGPLAPPAIPVLPEWSPVVKVPGHYRSAPPQAARVGMSAVHHCSGPCGVHNHAHDFARTAEMPVADDNAFWGALGCSCFAF
- a CDS encoding alpha/beta fold hydrolase, encoding MATIKAKDGTQIYYKDWGAGKPVLFSHGWPLDADMWDSQLNYLAERGFRAIAFDRRGFGRSDQPWNGYDYDTFASDINDLITALDLRDVTLVGFSMGGGDVSRYIGTYGTDRVAGLALLGAVTPIFGKSDSYPQGVDQSVFAGIRDGLLKDRAQFISDFATPFYGLNAGQKVSEGGLTQTLNIALLASLKGTLDCVTAFAETDFRPDMAKVDVPTLVIHGSNDQIVPFETTGKVAAELISNAELKVYDNAPHGFALTHQDQLNEDLLTFVKSL
- a CDS encoding DoxX family protein, with the protein product MMNSTQPNLPRIDLGLFFLRITGSLLLLYVHGLPKVMHFSEELTRIEDPFGFGPYFSLIPAIVAEVICPILILFGVATRLACVPIIAVLLVAMLVVHPGWSIAEGQFGWLLLIVFTTLAITGPGAWRIRSRVTERFA
- a CDS encoding MFS transporter, with amino-acid sequence MTQITDAHVEHPPAPTMSTWQPLHQRVFRMLWIATVVSNVGSWMSDVGVNWSMLTLSADPLDIALVQAASSLPMFLFALPSGVMADIVDRRKYLLFSQLWMFIAAAGLAILSFTGQVTPTVLLAAAFLLSVGSAMSSPPFQAVVPDLVSKSELGAAVALNSLGINISRAIGPALGGFLLSLAGPWMVFLLNALSVLGVAWVLWRWKPAASVQRLPPEHFFSAVRAGVRYVHAAPVLRNVLIRTVAFFVFASAGWALLPLVARRELGLGPAGYGIMLACIGLGAIAGAVLLPRLRQRLNADRLMVAASLVFAITMLALAFVRHFWLLNLFEFFTGFAWIAVLSTLNLGAQRSAARWVKARALAVYLTVFFGSMTVGSALWGQIASHVNTATSLCVATIGMLLASATVLRWKLEKDPNLNLDTSGLIADDARESIPNERGPVLVSCEYVIDPEAASDFLQAVHELRRVRRRAGAISWAVYEDIDRPGLYVETFLMGSWVEHLRLQERHTMNDHLLQSRVLAFHQGDAPPATRYLVAPV